In Zunongwangia profunda SM-A87, the following proteins share a genomic window:
- a CDS encoding DinB family protein: MTVEQLNASEYNSFYENYIKSVPKETSLGILFLENLKEVSERLARIEEAQLSFKYEEGKWTVAEVFQHLIDVERIFQYRALCLARRETQPLSGFDHDAYVVCSGAENRTLESFKTEFEMVRKSTSILFDSFTNDMLKQVGQMNGSSATPRAIGFIIVGHTMHHLKILQERYGI, translated from the coding sequence ATGACAGTAGAGCAGTTAAATGCTTCGGAATACAATTCGTTCTATGAAAATTATATTAAAAGTGTCCCCAAAGAAACTTCTTTGGGGATATTATTTTTAGAGAACCTAAAAGAGGTGTCAGAACGATTAGCGAGAATCGAAGAAGCACAATTATCTTTTAAATATGAAGAAGGAAAGTGGACCGTTGCTGAAGTATTTCAACATTTAATAGATGTTGAACGTATTTTTCAGTATAGAGCACTTTGCCTCGCTAGAAGGGAAACACAACCACTATCTGGTTTTGATCATGATGCCTATGTAGTTTGCTCTGGGGCTGAAAATCGGACTTTGGAAAGTTTTAAAACAGAATTCGAAATGGTACGAAAATCGACTTCAATTTTATTTGATTCTTTTACAAACGACATGTTAAAACAAGTAGGACAAATGAATGGTTCTTCAGCTACTCCTAGGGCTATAGGCTTTATCATTGTAGGACATACCATGCATCATTTAAAAATTTTACAAGAACGTTACGGCATTTGA
- a CDS encoding type 1 glutamine amidotransferase domain-containing protein, giving the protein MEKRVAILATDGFEESELTSPKEAIEKAGFTAEIVSIKSGSIKSWDVDKWGKDFTVDKEVSKVSAKDYNALVLPGGVINPDNLRTNEDALVFIRDFFKQSKIVAAICHGPQSLINAEVVEGRTMTSYPSIKKDLENAGALWVDKEVVVDEGFVTSRTPDDLPAFNDKLIEEIKEGKHDYQHA; this is encoded by the coding sequence ATGGAAAAGAGAGTAGCTATTTTAGCAACAGACGGATTTGAAGAAAGTGAATTAACATCGCCAAAGGAAGCGATAGAAAAAGCAGGTTTTACAGCAGAAATTGTAAGTATAAAATCTGGATCTATTAAAAGTTGGGATGTAGATAAATGGGGTAAAGATTTTACTGTAGATAAGGAAGTTAGTAAAGTAAGCGCTAAAGATTATAACGCTTTAGTACTTCCAGGAGGAGTAATAAACCCAGATAATTTGCGTACCAATGAAGATGCATTGGTATTTATTAGAGATTTCTTTAAGCAAAGTAAAATCGTAGCCGCTATTTGTCACGGTCCTCAGTCCTTGATCAATGCTGAAGTTGTAGAAGGTAGAACAATGACTTCTTATCCATCTATTAAAAAAGATTTAGAGAACGCAGGAGCGCTTTGGGTAGATAAAGAAGTGGTAGTAGACGAAGGTTTTGTGACTAGTAGAACACCAGATGATCTACCAGCATTTAATGATAAATTGATTGAAGAAATTAAAGAAGGAAAGCATGATTATCAGCATGCCTAA
- a CDS encoding YihY/virulence factor BrkB family protein, with amino-acid sequence MKNPPKFLKAIKSFFKLMARAFTSWNKNEPYSRSATIAYYALFSLPSLLIIVVTIAGYFLGSRTTVQDRITSEISRFIGGDTANAVEGMISSAWLSEDSTFAIIFGVGMLLFGATGVFVQLKLAMNNIWNVAEKRNNFWGLLLDRAISFGMILVVGLLLLVSLVISALLNLIKDSIQLSAPHITGAVLSIANFIISFLVITSLFMAIFKILPDIKIKWRTTFWGASLTTILFLIGYYLISFYFGTSDPTSVYGGASSVVLILLWVYYACMIMFYGAEFTVQYALVKNEKIEMGKNGEPAIYQEMEKLEKKKVQIKEEKRIIDKLKSNLGISKKNKNEN; translated from the coding sequence TTGAAAAATCCTCCAAAATTCTTAAAAGCCATTAAGTCATTCTTTAAGCTTATGGCCAGAGCTTTTACCAGCTGGAATAAAAACGAGCCTTACTCGCGTAGTGCTACTATTGCCTATTATGCGCTATTTTCGTTACCCTCTTTATTGATCATAGTTGTGACCATAGCGGGATATTTTTTGGGTAGTAGAACAACTGTACAGGATAGAATTACTTCAGAAATTAGTAGGTTTATTGGTGGGGATACCGCAAATGCCGTAGAGGGGATGATCTCCAGTGCATGGCTTTCAGAAGACTCGACTTTTGCTATCATTTTTGGCGTAGGCATGTTGTTATTTGGTGCTACCGGAGTTTTTGTTCAGCTTAAACTGGCCATGAATAATATTTGGAATGTTGCGGAAAAACGTAACAATTTTTGGGGATTACTTTTAGACCGGGCGATTTCTTTTGGGATGATCCTGGTTGTTGGTCTTTTGTTATTAGTATCTCTGGTAATTTCGGCATTATTAAACCTTATTAAAGATAGTATTCAATTAAGTGCTCCTCATATTACTGGTGCCGTGTTGAGTATCGCAAACTTTATCATATCCTTTCTTGTCATCACTTCTTTATTTATGGCAATTTTTAAAATACTTCCCGATATTAAGATTAAGTGGAGAACTACTTTTTGGGGTGCAAGTCTTACAACCATTTTGTTTTTAATAGGATATTATCTTATCAGCTTTTATTTTGGCACCAGTGATCCAACTTCTGTATACGGCGGAGCATCCAGCGTGGTTTTGATTTTACTTTGGGTATATTATGCCTGTATGATTATGTTTTACGGAGCCGAGTTTACCGTGCAGTATGCGCTTGTAAAAAATGAAAAAATAGAGATGGGGAAAAATGGGGAACCTGCAATTTATCAGGAAATGGAAAAGCTGGAGAAGAAAAAAGTACAGATAAAGGAGGAAAAAAGAATTATAGATAAACTTAAATCGAACCTGGGAATTTCTAAAAAGAATAAAAATGAGAACTGA